The following are encoded in a window of Hemiscyllium ocellatum isolate sHemOce1 chromosome 35, sHemOce1.pat.X.cur, whole genome shotgun sequence genomic DNA:
- the LOC132832482 gene encoding uncharacterized protein LOC132832482: MSQGETVVIEQATLGRPFQLGMLYDCRSDCLIPGITLWELEKLQPHVRSQRNTEFHIIASDSTDSKASALNVDGSLKASFLCGLVEVAGSAKYLNDTKRSRQQARVTLQYRATTRFEQLTMSHLGLQNITHPNVFDEGTATHVVTAVLYGAQAFFVFDQEISATENLQDIQGHLEGIVKKIPTIAIEGEVSLEMTEEQISNAQKFNCTFHGDFFLENNPTTFQDAVKIYTTLPKLLGDDGEHAVPTRVWLYPLNKLDSKAAQLVRDISIGLLNDCQSVLEQLSETVIRCNDMMRDSVTVQFPEIRDKILKFREMCREYKLVFQKALSSVLPSIRGGGEEEGTLVNILKNKEQSPFKHQALSKWLDDKEREMNVVRSYLMILKDIHTVKSRSELDREVLDPETENVVCLTFTSLQQEDLYLSEADSYLQSHTAEKMQIPDPANQVSAEHHNQQWFHSESVSQKMRELSRLFLDFATANRAQGKTKFIAASVQDDSNVGASIYLYGGGFVLNHCFTPPSQPERPVVSGTSHDSVTLQLQPPRHGAGETVGYRVEYRNIQQEEWKTVDTPDKSESITIPGLQPHQEYQFQYRAVTKVGVSKASESSQVTTRPTSPPGKPLTLKIYWCDVSLTWDRPTEIGAGVNIVQYRIEYREGKAGPSSTENALWEEIKTTDSECYYTLKGLIPNTSYRVRVSADCGEGGSSEPSEELLIETESQPKRLAVKLLRECTLTARGNPPIYTLPLQKKVLDEAGHHIKFSFGKPTGKHSVRTIMVLGATGAGKTTLINGMVNYILGVGWEDNFRYKLIDEGTGRSQAESQTSSITAYELHHRAGFQIDYSLTIIDTPGFGDTRGITRDKLLTDQIREFFTSPDGVDQIDAVCFVAQASLARLTHTQKYVFDSILSIFGKDIADNIRILVTFADGQVPPVLEAINVAKIPCPKNKKGFPVHFKFNNSAIFAQRPAPGNSVNKRDPDGSSEEEEDSDTFDAMFWKMGSNSMRKFFSALSKMETKSLRLTKEVLRERQQLEAAIEGLQPQIQMGLTKLEEIRKTQQALNQHQLDLDANKDFEYEVDITVPVKIDISGSGNYITNCQKCFITCHYPCGIPNDDDKIGCSAMNQHGYCTVCPGKCIWSVHFNQKYRFEYETKKEKKTYAELKEKYEKASGEKMTQQKIMKKLQQELEEVQAVVLELIETSSQCILRLEEIALRPNPLSTPEYIDLLIQSEKEEAKPGFRERIQSLNTVKQQAEIMAKIARNEELLPTKHKGKAADAKKGLWERLNGKISGMFNWFPSLK; the protein is encoded by the exons ATGAGTCAAGGAGAAACAGTGGTGATAGAGCAGGCAACTTTGGGCCGTCCTTTCCAACTGGGAATGCTGTACGACTGCCGATCCGACTGTCTGATCCCAG GGATCACACTGTGGGAATTAGAGAAATTGCAACCTCATGTCCGCTCTCAGCGTAACACCGAGTTTCATATCATTGCATCTGACTCCACTGATTCAAAAGCCTCTGCACTGAATGTGGATGGATCATTGAAAGCAAGTTTCTTGTGCGGTTTGGTGGAAGTGGCAGGATCAGCGAAATATCTCAATGACACAAAGAGATCGAGGCAACAAGCCCGGGTGACCCTTCAGTACCGAGCAACAACCAGGTTTGAGCAGCTGACAATGAGCCACTTGGGGCTGCAGAATATAACCCACCCGAATGTGTTTGATGAGGGGACAGCAACTCACGTGGTTACAGCAGTGCTGTACGGGGCTCAGGCTTTCTTTGTGTTTGATCAAGAGATCTCTGCAACAGAGAACCTACAGGACATTCAGGGTCACCTGGAGGGGATAGTTAAAAAGATTCCAACTATTGCAATCGAGGGTGAGGTCTCCCTAGAAATGACAGAGGAACAAATATCCAATGCCCAGAAATTCAACTGTACATTTCATGGGGATTTCTTCCTGGAAAACAATCCCACCACATTCCAAGATGCTGTCAAAATCTACACAACCCTCCCAAAgttactgggagatgatggagagCACGCAGTGCCCACGAGGGTCTGGCTCTACCCACTCAACAAACTGGACTCCAAAGCTGCTCAGCTGGTACGGGACATAAGTATCGGGTTGCTCAATGACTGCCAGTCTGTGCTGGAGCAGCTCAGTGAGACAGTGATCAGATGTAATGATATGatgagagacagtgtcactgtTCAATTTCCAGAGATCAGGGACAAGATACTGAAATTCCGAGAGATGTGTCGGGAATACAAGCTGGTTTTCCAGAAAGCTTTATCCAGTGTGTTACCATCTATCCgtggaggtggggaggaggaaGGGACACTGGTGAATATTCTGAAGAACAAGGAACAGTCCCCATTCAAACACCAGGCACTGAGCAAATGGCTGGATGACAAGGAGAGGGAAATGAATGTGGTGAGATCATATCTCATGATATTGAAAGATATTCACACAGTGAAATCAAGGAGTGAGTTGGATCGTGAAGTGTTGGATCCAGAGACAGAGAATGTGGTCTGCCTGACATTCACATCCCTGCAGCAAGAGGATTTGTATCTGTCAGAAGCAGACAGCTACCTACAGTCTCACACAGCTGAGAAAATGCAGATACCAGATCCTGCTAACCAGGTCAGTGCAGAACATCACAACCAGCAGTGGTTTCACTCAGAGTCTGTATCCCAGAAGATGAGGGAGCTGTCTCGCTTATTCCTGGATTTTGCCACAGCGAACCGAGCACAAGGGAAAACAAAGTTCATTGCTGCGTCTGTGCAGGATGACAGTAATGTGGGAGCATCGATTTACCTGTATGGGGGAGGGTTTGTGCTGAATCACTGCTTCACACCCCCATCACAACCAGAGAGACCTGTGGTCAGTGGAACATCACATGACAGTGTGACTCTTCAATTACAGCCACCGAGACACGGTGCTGGGGAGACTGTTGGGTACAGGGTGGAATACCGAAACATCCAACAGGAGGAATGGAAAACTGTAGATACTCCTGATAAATCTGAATCCATCACAATTCCTGGGTTGCAGCCACATCAGGAATATCAATTCCAATACAGAGCAGTGACCAAGGTAGGGGTCAGCAAGGCCAGTGAGAGTTCCCAGGTCACCACACGGCCTACAAGCCCACCTGGTAAACCTTTAACACTCAAGATTTACTGGTGTGATGTATCACTCACCTGGGACAGGCCAACTGAGATTGGAGctggtgttaatattgttcaGTACAGGATCGAATATAGAGAAGGAAAGGCAGGTCCCTCCAGCACAGAgaatgcattgtgggaggaaataaaGACAACTGACAGTGAATGTTATTATACTTTAAAGGGATTGATACCCAACACCTCCTACAGAGTGCGAGTGTCTGCTGACTGTGGAGAAGGAGGTTCGAGTGAACCAAGTGAGGAGCTTTTAATAGAAACTGAAAGTCAACCAAAGAGACTGGCTGTGAAACTTCTCAGAGAATGTACATTAACAGCCAGGGGGAACCCTCCCATTTACACACTGCCCTTACAGAAGAAGGTACTTGATGAGGCTGGACACCATATAAAATTCTCCTTTGGAAAACCCACTGGAAAACACAGTGTGAGGACAATCATGGTTCTTGGAGcaacaggagcaggaaaaacaaccctcatCAATGGGATGGTCAACTACATCCTGGGTGTGGGATGGGAGGACAACTTCAGATACAAATTAATTGATGAAGGGACAGGAAGATCCCAGGCTGAAAGTCAGACATCATCAATCACTGCTTATGAACTGCACCATCGAGCAGGATTCCAGATTGATTACTCTCTCACTATCATCGACACTCCAGGATTCGGAGATACCAGGGGGATAACCCGAGATAAATTGCTCACTGATCAGATCCGAGAGTTCTTCACTTCCCCAGATGGTGTTGATCAGATCGATGCCGTGTGTTTTGTTGCTCAGGCCTCTTTGGCTCGTCTGACCCATACACAGAAATATGTCTTTGATTCAATTCTTTCCATTTTTGGTAAAGATATTGCAGACAACATCCGAATCCTGGTGACATTTGCAGATGGGCAGGTTCCCCCTGTTCTGGAGGCCATCAATGTTGCTAAGATACCATGTCCCAAAAATAAAAAAGGTTTCCCAGTTCActtcaagttcaacaattcagCCATATTTGCTCAAAGACCAGCTCCTGGTAACTCTGTCAACAAGAGGGACCCTGATGGTAGCAGTGAGGAGGAGGAAGATAGCGATACCTTTGATGCAATGTTCTGGAAGATGGGATCAAACAGTATGAGGAAATTCTTTTCAGCTCTGAGCAAAATGGAAACAAAGAGCTTACGTTTGACAAaggaggtcctgagggagcgtcAGCAGCTGGAGGCTGCGATAGAGGGATTACAGCCACAAATCCAAATGggtttgaccaaactggaggagatcAGGAAAACACAACAAGCTTTGAACCAACACCAGCTCGATCTAGATGCAAATAAAGATTTTGAGTATGAGGTAGATATCACAGTTCCGGTGAAGATCGATATCAGTGGGAGCGGTAATTACATCACCAACTGTCAGAAATGCTTCATCACCTGTCACTATCCCTGTGGCATTCCTAATGATGATGATAAAATAGGATGTTCAGCAATGAACCAGCACGGATACTGCACAGTCTGTCCAGGTAAATGTATCTGGTCTGTTCATTTCAACCAAAAGTACAGATTTGAATATGAAaccaaaaaggagaaaaaaacatACGCAGAGCTGAAGGAAAAGTATGAGAAGGCATCTGGTGAAAAGATGACACAGCAGAAAATCATGAAGAAACTTCAGCAGGAGTTAGAGGAGGTGCAGGCTGTGGTGTTGGAGTTGATTGAAACATCGTCTCAGTGCATTTTAAGACTTGAGGAAATAGCTCTCAGACCAAACCCATTGTCAACCCCAGAATACATTGATCTGCTGATTCAATCTGAGAAAGAGGAGGCAAAGCCTGGGTTCAGGGAGAGGATCCAGTCACTGAATACAGTCAAACAACAGGCTGAGATCATGGCAAAAATAGCCAGGAACGAGGAGCTGTTACCAACCAAACACAAAGGCAAAGCCGCAGATGCAAAGAAAGGACTTTGGGAAAGATTGAATGGGAAGATTTCTGGCATGTTCAATTGGTTCCCATCTTTAAAATAA